Proteins from a single region of Candidatus Micrarchaeota archaeon:
- a CDS encoding archease — MDIEGMVFSDVKIVELTEDDRFRVRAKVWGEHTLPKECVKGVTYHMLKVEKKNGFWRIQVLLDV; from the coding sequence GATGGATATAGAGGGAATGGTGTTCTCGGATGTGAAGATTGTAGAACTGACGGAAGATGACAGATTTCGTGTTCGGGCAAAGGTATGGGGTGAGCATACACTACCGAAAGAATGCGTGAAGGGTGTTACATATCACATGTTGAAGGTTGAAAAGAAGAACGGATTCTGGAGGATACAAGTTTTGTTAGACGTATAA
- a CDS encoding GTP-binding protein, translating into MFERIKSWILRLLGREKDISLGFYGAPNVGKTSLANRIAMDLSGEPFGVVSLVPHETRVVQKKEKVVLNLKGFKLTMNLLDMPGIAVKVDYRDFLNYGLDPEEAKQRAREATKGIIEAIRWLDNIDTALLVIDSTRDPVDQANVTLLGNLAARGIPVIIVANKIDLEDAQPERVKEAFPDYTVVPVSALNGTNMFQLYRQLAETVKSSKKMKKRR; encoded by the coding sequence ATGTTTGAGAGGATCAAATCTTGGATACTCAGACTGTTAGGTCGCGAGAAGGATATATCTCTTGGGTTTTACGGTGCGCCGAACGTCGGCAAGACGTCATTAGCAAACAGGATCGCTATGGATCTGTCAGGAGAACCGTTCGGCGTGGTGTCTCTGGTCCCTCATGAAACTCGTGTTGTTCAGAAAAAGGAGAAGGTTGTCCTTAACCTTAAAGGGTTCAAACTTACCATGAACCTGTTGGATATGCCCGGTATTGCGGTGAAAGTCGATTACCGGGATTTCCTTAATTATGGGCTGGATCCTGAGGAGGCTAAACAACGGGCAAGGGAGGCCACAAAAGGTATTATCGAGGCTATTAGATGGTTGGATAATATCGATACCGCATTGTTGGTCATCGATTCCACTCGCGACCCCGTTGACCAGGCAAACGTAACGTTGCTCGGTAACCTTGCGGCACGTGGCATACCTGTGATCATCGTGGCTAACAAGATCGATTTAGAAGACGCGCAACCAGAACGCGTTAAGGAGGCATTCCCTGATTATACAGTTGTTCCCGTGTCTGCTCTCAACGGTACAAACATGTTTCAACTGTACAGACAACTTGCTGAAACGGTCAAATCTTCAAAAAAGATGAAAAAGAGGAGATAG